In Camelus dromedarius isolate mCamDro1 chromosome 3, mCamDro1.pat, whole genome shotgun sequence, one DNA window encodes the following:
- the LOC105093522 gene encoding olfactory receptor 2L3-like: MENYNETPDFILLGLFLPSKIGLFIFILIILLFLMAWFGNLSMVLLILLDTHLHTPMYFLLSQLSFIDLNYISTIVPKMTSHYLFGNKSISFIGCGVQSFFLTLGGAEALLLVSMAYDRYVAICFPLHYPNRISRRVCVLMITGSWIMGSINSCAHTTYALHIPYCRSRAINHFFCDVPAMLTLACMDTWVYEYTVFVSTTLFLVLPFVIIACSYGHVLLAVYLMRSAEGRKKAYSTCSAHLTVVTFYYVPFAYTYLRPRSLRSPAEDKALAVFYTVLTPMLNPIIYSLRNKEVKGALRRVIHRICFVKMDTNYLS, translated from the coding sequence ATGGAAAATTACAACGAAACACCTGATTTCATCTTATTGGGGTTATTCCTACCATCAAAAATTGGGCTGTTCATCTTCATTCTCATCATTCTCCTTTTTCTTATGGCTTGGTTTGGCAACCTGTCCATGGTCCTACTCATCCTCCTGGACACCCatctccacacccccatgtattTCCTACTTAGTCAGCTCTCCTTCATTGACCTGAACTACATCTCCACCATTGTCCCCAAAATGACTTCCCATTATCTGTTTGGAAACAAGTCTATCTCCTTCATTGGGTGTGGGGTTCAGAGCTTCTTCTTGACTTTAGGAGGTGCAGAAGCATTACTATTGGTCTCTATGGCTTATGATCGTTACGTGGCCATTTGCTTCCCTCTTCACTATCCCAACAGGATCAgcagaagagtgtgtgtgttgaTGATAACAGGATCTTGGATAATGGGCTCTATCAACTCCTGTGCCCACACCACGTATGCCCTCCACATCCCTTACTGCAGGTCCAGGGCCATCAATCATTTCTTCTGTGATGTCCCAGCCATGCTGACTCTGGCCTGCATGGACACGTGGGTCTACGAGTACACCGTGTTTGTGAGCACCACTCTATTCCTCGTGCTGCCTTTTGTCATTATTGCATGTTCCTATGGCCATGTTCTCCTTGCTGTCTACCTCATGCGCTcagcagaagggaggaagaaggccTATTCAACCTGCAGCGCCCACCTCACTGTGGTGACTTTCTACTATGTGCCCTTTGCTTACACTTATCTGCGCCCAAGATCCCTTCGATCTCCAGCAGAGGACAAAGCTCTGGCTGTCTTCTACACCGTCCTGACCCCAATGCTCAACCCTATTATCTATAGCCTGAGAAACAAGGAAGTGAAGGGGGCTCTGAGAAGAGTGATTCACAGAATCTGTTTTGTAAAAATGGATACAAACTATTTATCTTAG